One Serinicoccus chungangensis genomic window carries:
- a CDS encoding YebC/PmpR family DNA-binding transcriptional regulator yields the protein MSGHSKWATTKHKKAAIDAKRGKLFAKLIKNIEVAARMGGGDPAGNPTLYDAIQKAKKSSVPNDNIDRAVKRGSGAEAGGASYEALVYEGYAPGGVALYIECLTDNKNRAVMEVRTALTRNGGSMADSGSVAYLFERKGQVVVPKEQESGETSEDALLEIVLESGAEEVEDVGESFEVISEAGDVVAVRTALQDAGLDYDSAETTFVPSMQVPLDADGAKKVIRVVDALEDCDDVQNVYSNADISDEVLAELDAQD from the coding sequence ATGAGTGGCCACTCCAAGTGGGCGACGACCAAGCACAAGAAGGCCGCGATCGACGCCAAGCGGGGCAAGCTCTTCGCCAAGCTCATCAAGAACATCGAGGTCGCGGCCCGGATGGGCGGGGGAGACCCGGCCGGCAACCCGACCCTCTACGACGCCATCCAGAAGGCCAAGAAGAGCTCGGTCCCCAACGACAACATCGACCGGGCCGTCAAGCGCGGCTCCGGCGCCGAGGCCGGCGGCGCGAGCTACGAGGCCCTGGTCTACGAGGGCTACGCCCCGGGGGGTGTGGCGCTCTACATCGAGTGCCTGACCGACAACAAGAACCGTGCGGTCATGGAGGTGCGCACGGCCCTGACCCGCAACGGCGGCTCGATGGCCGACAGCGGCTCGGTGGCCTACCTCTTCGAGCGCAAGGGCCAGGTCGTCGTGCCCAAGGAGCAGGAGAGCGGGGAGACCAGCGAGGACGCGCTGCTGGAGATCGTGCTCGAGTCCGGCGCCGAGGAGGTCGAGGACGTGGGCGAGTCCTTCGAGGTCATCTCCGAGGCCGGCGACGTCGTGGCGGTCCGGACGGCGCTCCAGGACGCGGGCCTGGACTACGACTCCGCCGAGACGACTTTCGTGCCCAGCATGCAGGTCCCGCTGGACGCCGACGGCGCCAAGAAGGTCATCCGGGTCGTGGACGCCCTCGAGGACTGCGACGACGTCCAGAACGTCTACTCCAACGCCGACATCTCCGACGAGGTCCTCGCCGAGCTCGACGCGCAGGACTGA
- the ruvC gene encoding crossover junction endodeoxyribonuclease RuvC, which yields MRVLGVDPGLTRCGLGVVEGLPGRSLRLVEVGVVRTPPGDEPAERLLTLQTEIDEWLARTRPDAVAVERVFASTRNSSIMGVAQASAVPMLAAARLGLPLVLHTPSEVKAAVTGNGRADKAQVTHMVTRILTLEQAPRPADAADALALAICHLWRGAARGLPEDAAGGRNRLQDAEDQASRAAPNRLAQLHAEHRTARAASARASARGGRATTVSSRRNPR from the coding sequence ATGCGCGTGCTCGGCGTCGACCCCGGCCTCACCCGCTGCGGCCTCGGGGTCGTCGAGGGGCTCCCGGGGCGCTCGCTGCGCCTGGTCGAGGTGGGGGTCGTGCGCACCCCGCCGGGCGACGAGCCGGCCGAGCGGCTGCTCACCCTGCAGACCGAGATCGACGAGTGGCTGGCCCGCACCCGCCCCGACGCTGTGGCGGTGGAGCGGGTCTTCGCCAGCACCCGCAACAGCAGCATCATGGGCGTGGCGCAGGCCTCCGCCGTGCCGATGCTGGCCGCGGCCCGGCTCGGGCTGCCCCTCGTGCTGCACACGCCCTCGGAGGTCAAGGCCGCCGTCACCGGCAACGGCCGGGCCGACAAGGCGCAGGTCACCCACATGGTGACGCGCATCCTCACCCTCGAGCAGGCCCCTCGGCCCGCCGACGCCGCCGACGCGCTGGCGCTGGCGATCTGTCACCTCTGGCGCGGAGCCGCACGTGGCCTGCCCGAGGACGCCGCGGGCGGCCGCAACCGTCTGCAGGACGCCGAGGACCAGGCGTCCCGTGCCGCCCCCAACCGGCTCGCCCAGCTGCACGCCGAGCACCGCACCGCCCGCGCGGCCAGCGCCCGTGCCTCGGCGCGCGGCGGGCGTGCCACCACCGTCAGCAGCAGGAGGAACCCCCGGTGA